The following coding sequences lie in one Candidatus Nealsonbacteria bacterium genomic window:
- a CDS encoding ATP-binding cassette domain-containing protein: MKNKSILKFNKVSFGYEESNPLLDEVDFAIRQFTKTTIMGQNGAGKSTIFSLITKDIQPEDGTVIADNDISIAIARQVILRDEMNLTVRDFFHKYLSKSLGKKIYDIDVKIDSVLDVVNLKVSHDKTVKSLSGGQQARLLLASALIQNPDLLLLDEPTNNLDKEGIEHLAKFLIEYEKTCIVISHDAIFLNSFTDGVLYLDTFTRKVEQYTGNYFDVQKQITARQERENRKNAQLAKEIIENKEKANFFAKKGGKLRLVAKKMREKAEESESKKVITRKEDKTIRPFIIPSQSEMSGVILKIFKFKSIRGDKIIEQSINLEIGRNEHLLLKGPNGIGKSTLLELIAKNNSGSSKISPDIKVGYYRQDFSTLNFEDTVYKSLFQTAEDQTEQGMRSIAAGFLITDELIKKKIGDLSEGQKGLVAFAKLVLQKPGLLILDEPTNHINFRHIPIIAEALNKYDGAMIVVSHVPDFVRKIRIDNTLDLETGKLNG, encoded by the coding sequence ATGAAAAACAAATCAATCCTTAAATTCAATAAAGTTTCATTTGGCTATGAAGAAAGCAACCCTCTTTTAGATGAGGTTGACTTTGCTATTCGTCAATTTACTAAAACCACTATTATGGGCCAAAACGGTGCTGGAAAGAGCACTATATTTAGCCTTATCACTAAAGATATTCAACCAGAGGATGGAACTGTAATTGCTGATAATGATATTTCTATTGCCATTGCTCGGCAAGTAATTCTTCGGGATGAAATGAATCTTACGGTTCGAGACTTTTTTCATAAATATCTCTCAAAATCTCTTGGAAAGAAAATATACGATATTGATGTGAAAATAGACAGTGTTTTAGATGTGGTCAATCTTAAAGTTTCACATGATAAAACAGTTAAGTCTTTATCGGGTGGTCAACAAGCAAGATTATTGCTCGCCTCCGCTCTTATTCAAAATCCGGATCTTCTTTTACTTGATGAACCAACCAATAATTTAGATAAAGAAGGAATAGAGCATCTTGCAAAATTTTTAATTGAATACGAAAAGACCTGTATAGTCATTTCTCATGATGCTATTTTTTTAAATTCTTTTACAGATGGTGTTTTGTATCTTGATACATTCACAAGAAAAGTGGAACAATATACAGGTAATTACTTCGATGTGCAAAAGCAAATCACCGCTCGACAAGAAAGAGAGAATAGGAAAAACGCACAACTTGCAAAGGAGATTATAGAGAATAAGGAAAAGGCAAACTTTTTCGCAAAAAAGGGAGGGAAGTTGCGTCTGGTGGCTAAAAAGATGAGGGAAAAAGCAGAAGAATCTGAAAGCAAGAAAGTTATTACAAGAAAAGAAGACAAAACGATTAGACCTTTTATTATCCCGTCACAATCTGAGATGTCTGGAGTAATCCTCAAAATATTTAAATTCAAGTCTATTAGGGGAGATAAAATAATTGAGCAAAGTATAAATCTAGAAATTGGAAGAAATGAACATCTTTTGTTAAAGGGACCAAATGGTATTGGTAAAAGCACTCTTTTGGAATTAATTGCAAAAAATAATTCAGGTAGCTCTAAGATATCTCCTGATATAAAGGTGGGTTATTATCGTCAAGATTTCTCAACTTTAAATTTCGAAGATACTGTTTATAAATCTCTTTTTCAAACTGCTGAGGATCAAACAGAACAGGGAATGAGAAGTATAGCAGCCGGATTTCTTATCACTGACGAATTAATAAAGAAAAAAATAGGAGATTTATCTGAAGGACAAAAGGGACTAGTTGCTTTTGCCAAGCTTGTTTTGCAAAAGCCAGGACTTCTTATCTTGGATGAGCCAACCAATCATATAAATTTTCGCCATATTCCAATTATTGCTGAGGCTTTAAACAAATATGACGGAGCTATGATTGTAGTAAGTCATGTGCCAGATTTTGTAAGAAAAATTCGTATTGATAATACTTTAGACTTAGAGACAGGGAAGCTTAATGGATAG
- a CDS encoding rubrerythrin family protein, translating into MNQTLKNLAMAFIGESQARNRYDLYANKAKEEGFIQIHNIFKETAEHERQHAKWIMRMINEIKSEDNNPELNEIEVVAGCPTILGETKENLKAAIKGENYEHSEMYPEFANTAKEEGFSRIAARLRAIAEAEKHHEERYLKLLEQLNRETIFKKETEVTWYCLECGREHVGVNPPEICPSCDHPKGYFQIKCEQF; encoded by the coding sequence ATGAATCAAACACTTAAAAATCTTGCAATGGCTTTTATTGGAGAAAGTCAGGCTAGAAATAGATATGATCTTTATGCTAACAAGGCTAAAGAAGAAGGATTTATCCAAATTCACAATATCTTTAAAGAAACTGCTGAGCATGAACGTCAACATGCTAAATGGATCATGCGGATGATTAATGAAATAAAGAGTGAAGATAATAATCCTGAGTTAAACGAAATAGAAGTGGTTGCGGGTTGTCCTACAATTCTTGGAGAAACTAAGGAGAATCTAAAAGCCGCTATTAAAGGGGAAAATTATGAACACAGTGAAATGTATCCAGAATTTGCTAATACTGCTAAGGAAGAGGGTTTTTCTAGGATTGCTGCTAGACTGCGAGCCATTGCTGAAGCAGAAAAGCATCACGAGGAAAGGTACTTAAAATTATTAGAGCAACTTAATAGGGAGACTATTTTTAAGAAAGAAACCGAAGTTACTTGGTATTGTCTTGAGTGTGGTAGAGAACATGTAGGTGTTAATCCTCCGGAAATATGTCCATCTTGTGATCATCCTAAAGGATATTTTCAAATTAAGTGTGAGCAGTTCTAG